The following proteins come from a genomic window of Polaribacter dokdonensis:
- a CDS encoding ExbD/TolR family protein, translated as MARRDNPEINAGSMADIAFLLLIFFLVTTTMNVDSGISKKLSEKPPIDYVPPVIKKKNIFEVNINRNNELLVEGERMDVKNLKDEAVKFIDNGGGVGNPGEDGTPGKACDYCKGERSDASSDHPNKAIISVQSDRGTDYGTYIVVQNELLKAYTELRNRLARERYGMSYQELEQAFADAKKSADLSSQVDKLRKKVEDIKTAYPQIISDAEPTS; from the coding sequence ATGGCAAGAAGAGATAACCCAGAAATTAACGCAGGTTCTATGGCAGATATCGCTTTTCTGCTATTAATTTTCTTTTTAGTTACTACTACAATGAATGTAGATTCAGGTATCTCTAAGAAGTTATCAGAAAAGCCACCTATTGATTATGTACCACCTGTAATTAAGAAAAAGAACATATTTGAGGTAAATATTAACAGAAACAACGAACTACTTGTTGAAGGAGAACGTATGGATGTTAAAAACCTTAAAGATGAAGCTGTAAAGTTTATTGATAATGGTGGAGGTGTAGGAAATCCAGGAGAGGATGGAACACCAGGAAAAGCATGTGACTATTGTAAAGGAGAAAGAAGTGATGCTTCTTCAGATCATCCTAACAAAGCAATTATATCTGTTCAGAGTGATAGAGGTACTGATTATGGTACGTATATTGTAGTTCAAAATGAGCTTTTAAAAGCTTATACAGAATTAAGAAACAGATTAGCAAGAGAACGTTATGGAATGTCTTACCAAGAGTTAGAACAAGCTTTTGCTGACGCAAAGAAAAGTGCAGACCTATCTAGTCAAGTAGATAAATTGAGAAAAAAAGTTGAAGATATAAAAACAGCTTATCCTCAAATTATTTCTGATGCAGAACCAACTTCATAA
- a CDS encoding ExbD/TolR family protein translates to MSKFRKKKKGMPAVNTAALPDIVFMLLFFFMVTTTMRETNLVIENPRLPGATEIKKLEDKSLVSTIYIGKSKDPNRDGVGYNKIQLNDKISSADQVPAFIFSKRDKIAEALHPFMTTSIKADKESNVGTIIDVRLKLRDVNALKINYSTTAAAQNN, encoded by the coding sequence ATGTCTAAATTTAGAAAAAAGAAAAAAGGAATGCCAGCTGTAAACACAGCTGCTCTGCCAGATATCGTGTTTATGTTACTATTCTTTTTCATGGTTACAACAACTATGAGAGAAACTAATTTAGTAATTGAAAATCCAAGATTACCTGGAGCAACAGAAATTAAGAAGTTAGAAGATAAGAGTTTAGTAAGTACTATTTATATTGGTAAGTCTAAAGATCCAAATAGAGATGGTGTTGGTTATAACAAGATTCAGTTGAATGATAAAATTTCATCTGCAGATCAAGTACCAGCTTTTATTTTTAGCAAAAGAGATAAAATAGCTGAAGCTTTACACCCTTTTATGACAACGTCTATTAAGGCTGATAAAGAATCTAATGTAGGTACAATTATAGATGTTAGATTAAAATTAAGAGATGTAAATGCTCTTAAAATTAACTACTCTACAACTGCTGCAGCTCAGAATAATTAA
- the rpoN gene encoding RNA polymerase factor sigma-54 — protein sequence MLKQSLQYKLLQKLSPQQIQLMKLIQLPTQAFEERLKQEIEENPALDTGKDNSDADDDFSNEYEDAGNEKIEAEDINIDEYLSDDEIPNYKTQANNYSSDDEEKNVPYAAGTSFHQSLVNQLNTFNLDEEERAIADFLVGSIDDSGYIRREIIDLVDDLAFTANVFTTEEKVVEVLKKVIHTLDPTGVGARDLKECLIIQLKTKESNKVRSLAIDVLENAFDHFVKKHYKKLQEKFNISEEELKEINSEISKLNPKPGSSYAGNNKIAEQIVPDFSIKIIDGELDLTLNARNAPELHVSREYNNMLKGYQESNSKSKSQKDAVFFIKQKLDAAKWFIDAIKQRQQTLLVTMNTIMHYQYDYFLTGDERKLKPMILKDIADKINMDVSTVSRVANSKYVSTPYGTKLIKEFFSESMKNDQGEDVSTKEIKKILETVIAEENKKKPLTDEKLSGILKEKGYPIARRTVAKYREQLDLPVARLRKEI from the coding sequence ATGCTAAAACAAAGTTTACAATATAAACTCTTACAAAAATTATCTCCTCAACAAATTCAGTTGATGAAATTAATTCAATTGCCTACACAAGCATTTGAAGAAAGACTTAAACAAGAAATTGAAGAAAACCCTGCTTTAGATACTGGAAAAGATAATTCTGATGCTGATGATGATTTTTCGAATGAATATGAAGATGCAGGAAATGAAAAAATAGAGGCAGAAGATATTAATATTGATGAATATTTGAGTGATGATGAAATACCAAACTATAAAACTCAAGCCAATAACTATTCTTCTGATGATGAGGAAAAAAATGTGCCTTATGCAGCTGGCACATCTTTTCACCAATCTTTAGTAAATCAATTAAACACCTTTAATTTAGATGAAGAAGAAAGAGCCATAGCAGATTTTTTAGTGGGTAGTATTGATGACAGTGGCTACATTAGAAGAGAAATTATAGATTTAGTAGATGATTTGGCTTTTACTGCAAACGTATTTACAACAGAAGAAAAAGTTGTTGAAGTATTAAAAAAAGTCATCCATACTTTAGATCCTACAGGAGTTGGTGCAAGAGATTTAAAAGAATGTCTAATTATACAGCTAAAAACAAAAGAATCTAATAAAGTACGTAGTTTAGCAATAGATGTATTAGAAAATGCTTTTGATCATTTTGTGAAAAAACACTACAAAAAGCTTCAAGAAAAATTTAATATCTCTGAAGAAGAGCTGAAAGAAATAAATAGCGAAATTTCGAAATTAAATCCAAAACCAGGAAGTTCTTATGCAGGTAACAATAAAATAGCAGAACAAATTGTTCCTGACTTTTCAATTAAAATTATTGATGGTGAATTGGATTTAACTTTAAATGCAAGAAATGCACCTGAATTGCATGTTTCTAGAGAATACAATAACATGTTAAAAGGGTATCAAGAATCTAACTCTAAAAGCAAATCTCAGAAAGATGCAGTGTTCTTTATCAAACAAAAATTAGATGCTGCAAAATGGTTTATAGATGCTATTAAACAGCGTCAGCAAACCTTATTGGTTACCATGAATACTATTATGCACTATCAATATGATTATTTTTTAACTGGTGATGAGCGCAAGTTAAAACCAATGATTCTAAAAGATATTGCAGACAAAATTAATATGGATGTTTCAACAGTTTCTAGGGTTGCAAACAGTAAATATGTATCTACTCCTTATGGTACAAAACTAATAAAGGAGTTCTTCTCTGAATCTATGAAAAATGATCAAGGAGAAGATGTATCAACCAAAGAAATAAAGAAGATTTTAGAAACAGTTATTGCAGAGGAAAATAAGAAGAAACCACTAACTGATGAAAAATTATCTGGGATCTTAAAAGAAAAGGGGTACCCAATTGCAAGGAGAACAGTAGCCAAATATAGAGAACAATTAGATTTACCTGTTGCTCGTTTACGAAAAGAAATTTAG
- a CDS encoding porin family protein has product MKNNILLLLLLFITQICVAQKDSLQLGDKYSEDHIYASISYAQLLNQPTGITRSGFSYSLSFGFLKDFTLNKNGNVAIALGVGYGYDFFNHQLKVQETNGNTIFDAGLDLESNKFSAHNLEIPIELRWRTSTARKYDFWRIYSGIKFLYNFSNNFNYIDNSVSFSFDDVTSFRKLQYGLTLSAGYDEFNFNVYYSLTPLFENATLNGEDINSSVIKFGLIFYIL; this is encoded by the coding sequence ATGAAAAACAACATACTTCTTTTATTATTACTTTTTATTACTCAAATCTGTGTAGCTCAAAAAGATTCATTGCAATTGGGTGATAAATATTCTGAAGATCATATATATGCTTCTATTTCTTATGCACAATTATTGAATCAGCCTACAGGAATTACAAGAAGTGGCTTTTCTTATTCACTTTCTTTTGGCTTTTTGAAAGATTTTACACTGAATAAAAATGGTAATGTAGCAATTGCATTAGGGGTGGGTTATGGTTATGATTTTTTTAATCATCAATTAAAAGTACAGGAAACTAATGGAAACACCATTTTTGATGCTGGTTTAGATTTAGAATCAAATAAATTTTCTGCTCATAATTTAGAGATTCCAATTGAATTAAGATGGAGAACATCAACAGCTAGAAAGTATGATTTCTGGAGAATATATTCAGGAATTAAGTTTTTATATAATTTTTCTAATAACTTTAATTACATAGATAACAGTGTATCATTTTCTTTTGATGATGTTACTAGCTTTCGAAAACTACAATATGGTTTAACTTTATCTGCAGGTTATGATGAGTTTAACTTTAATGTCTACTATAGTTTAACTCCACTTTTTGAAAATGCAACATTAAATGGAGAGGATATTAATAGTTCAGTCATAAAATTTGGACTGATATTCTATATTTTATAA